The Vicinamibacterales bacterium DNA window ACCAGTCCGGGAGCACCGGCAGGTAGGGCACGACGAGCAGGCCCAGGGCGAGCCCGGGCAGCAGCACATCGGCGAAGCGCGCACGGGCCGTGGACAGCCGCGACCGGCGGAGCAGGTACGCGGCGCCCGCCGTCACGAACAGGGCCAGCGCGGCGAAGGCGACGAAGGGCTGCCAGGACGGGACGAGCGCGATGCGCTGGCGCACGCCGTCGACGACGACCTCGTCCAGCTCCGCGCGCGACGCCCACCCGGCGGCGCCGACCACGAGGCCGAAGAGCGCGACGGCCCGCGACGGGCGCATTCCTGACACGGCGCGATCTTACTGCGCCGGCGCGGCCGCGCGGCCGCGCGCCCCCGGCCAGGGGCCGCCGTACACCACGCGGATCGACGCGGGCGCCGTCGCGCGGGTGGGCCTCGTGAGGTCGTACACGTACACGCGCGCGGCGCCGACGCGCGCCTCGGCCACCGGCGCCCACAGGAGTCCGCCGAGCGGCGACGCCTGGAACCGCGCGCGGTAGGCAGGCACCTCCCAGTCGTCCACGACGAGCCAGGTCCGCCGTCCGCTCGCCGCGAGATCCGCGACGACGCGGTCGAGCGCGCCCGGTGCGAGCTCGTCCCACCGCAGGATGGCGCGGCCGGCCAGGTCCGCGATGGCGCCGCTGTGCTGCACGGCGGCCACGACATCGCGCGGCGCCGTGGCCGCCCCGACCCAGTCGGCCACGGCCGCGTACCTCCGCTCGGCGCGCCAGAGGCCGAAGACTCCGCGGCCCGAGGCGTCTGCGAGCGCGCTCACGCCGATGACGATGGCAGCCGCGAGGACCACCAGGGTCCCGCCCTCCTCGGACCAGCGCGCGGCGGCGCGCCAGGCGCCAGTCGCCACCGCCGCGGCCAGGAAGGGCCAGGCGGGGAGGTAGAAGCGGAGATACCACCACTCGTCGAACACGGCATACGGCAGATAGGCGACGAGGAGGCCGGCCGTCACGGCCGCCGCCGGCCACCACCGGCTCGCCCGGCCCTCCCCCAATCGCCACGCCAGGGCGGGAAGGGCCAGCCAGGTCCAGTAGGCCCCGATGTCTCGCGTCCAGAGGACGAGCCGCCCGAGATTCGGAGCGACGTTGGCGGCCTGGAAGAGGTCGCCGGGGGCGCCGTAGCCCGAACGCATCGGCGCGCCCCAGAGGTACGAATTGAGGGCCGCGATCCCCAGCGCGACCGCGCCCAGGGCCACCGCCAGGACCACGCCCCGGCGCCGCCGCTCGCGCGCCGTCTGCGCGCCGGTCGCCACGACGCTCGCCCAGACGAGCGCGGCGACCGGGATGAGGTTCGGGCGGATCGCGAAGGCGAGCGCCGCTCCAGCGGCGCTCCACCAGACGCCCCGGCCAGGCGCGAGGCCGGCGATGACCAGCGCCCAGAGCGCGGCGGCCGGCAGGTCGCTCATCGTCTGCATCGCGGCGAAGACCACAGGCGGGCTCGTGGCCACGAGGAGGGCCGCGGCGAGCGCCGCCGCCGGCGGCCCATCGCGTCGGGCCCACAGGAAGGTCGCCCACGTCAGGAGCGCCACGGCGAGTGGCGTCCACAGGTAGCGTCCGGCCTCGCCGGCGACGGCGGCGCCGAGGGCCATCAGCCACGGCAGGCCTGGCGCGTAGGTCGGTCCGAGGCGGTTCTCGTCGACGGCTGGCGCGTAGCCCAGGGGCGTCACGAGCCAGCCGCGCGCGGGCCAGGGGCCGTCGACGATCGCGGGCGCGTCCGCGGTCAGGCGCCCCTGCGCCCACAGCCGCGACTGGCTCACGTACCCGCTCGCATCGGCGCCGCCGCTCACGTGGGTCCCGTCGATGGCCGAGACGCCGGCCGCCCCGGCCGCCAGCGCCGCCGCGAGCCAGGGCGCCCCGAGGTTCGCCCGCGCGGCCATGCGCCGCCGCCAGGCCCGCCGTGCCTCGGGGCCCACCACCCACGCCGCCGCCGCGGCCAGGGTGAGCGCCGCGAGCGCGGGGCGCACCGGCGACCGCGACGTGATCCGCTGCCCCGCGACGACGGCCGTGAAGCCGCCGCTCGCCCAGACGACGAGGGCCCAGGCCGTGAGGAGACCAGCGAGCGCGGCAAGGCCGCGGCCGAGCGCGGCGGGGCGGGAGGACACGGGAAGAGGCTTGGCGCGCCGTCGGTGGTGGTCCAGAATACGTCCGAATCGCCGCGAGCGCCGACGCGGGATCAGAGCATCCGCGATGCGAGCCGAAGTGTCCCGCCCGTCACGCCGAGCCTGGATGGCCGCGACCCTGCTGGGGTCCGTGCTCGCCGCCGTCCGGCCCGCCACGCAGTCCGCGCCGGTGGACGCCGCATGGCAGGCGTTCTGGCGCGCCGACTCGCCGAAGTCGGCGGCGGCCGAGGCCGAGAAGCTCGTCAAGACCGGCGTGACGTTCGAGGACGCGTACGCCCGCTTGAGGGCTGGACGCACCTACGCCGCGGCGCCCACGGGCGAACGTGCCATGCGTCTCACGGCCATGGGCGGCGTGGCCTACGACAACACGATCGACGTGCCGGCGGCGTACGACCCGGCGCGCAAGTGGCCGTTGCGCGTGCAGCTCCATGGCGGCGTCGACCGGCAGAACCCGGAGGAAGGGCGCCGCAGCCGGCGGCGCAACCCCCTGGCGGGCGAGCCGCAGATCGTCATCGAGCCGTTCGGCTGGGGCGATTCCGCCTGGTGGCACGTCTCGCAGGTGGACAACATCCTGAACCTCGTCGACAAGGTCAAGCGCCAGTACAACGTCGACGAGTCGCAGATCTACCTGACGGGCACCTCCGACGGCGGCACCGGCACCTACTACCTGGCGATGCGCGAGCCGACGCTCTGGTCCGCCTGTCTGCCGCTCATCGGGCACATCGGCGTGCTGGCCAACCCCACGACCGGCGCCGAAGGCGAGCTCTTCGTGTCGAACCTCGTGAACCGCCCGTTCTTCGTCGTGAACGGCCTGCGCGATCCCAAGTATCCGGCCGCCCGGATCACGCCCTACATCGACACGCTCCGGGCGGCGGGCGTGTCCGTGGTGTTCCGGGCGGAACCCACCGGCGGACACGACACGAGCTGGTGGAGCGTGGAGCGCGACCTGTACGAGCGCTTCGTGCGCGACCATCCCCGGCCGGCGCATCCCCCGCTCCTGTCGTGGACCACGGAGCGGACCGATCGCTTCAACCGCATCCAGTGGCTCGTCATCGACGAACTCGGCCCGCGGCCGAGCGACATGGCGCTGGTGGACACGAACACGGTCGCGATCCAGCAGGACCCGGAATTCGGGCTCCGCGGTGACGCCAAGAAGGAGCAGGGCACCCGCATCGTGCAGGTGCTGCCGGACACCGATGCGGCCCGCATGGGCTTGCGGCCGGGTGACAAGATCCTGCAGATGGACGGACGGCCCGTCGTCGACATGGCCGCGATCATCCGCGCGTTCGAACGCAACACGGGCCCGCGGATCACCTTCGTCGTCGAGCGGGACGGCGAGCGGCTGACGCTGGACGGGCCGTTTCCGCCCACGGCGACCCCCGGTGCCGAGCGCCGGATCTTCCCGCGGCGCCGGCCGTCGGGCCGCGTGGACGTGCTGCGCAACGGCAACACCATCGAGGCGCGTACCCGCGGCGTCGCCCGCTTCACCCTGCTCCTGTCCCCCGACGTCGTCGACTTCGCCAAGCCCGTCCTCGTCACCGTGAACGGCCGACCCGTGCACGACGCCGTCCTCACGCCCAGCGTTCAGACGCTGCTCACGTGGGCCGCGAAGGACAACGACCGCACGATGCTCTACGGCGCAGCCCTGTCCGTCGCCGTTCCCTGAAGGCACCCGCATGAGACACCGCCGGTCCCTGGTCCCACTCCTCGCGCTGGTCTGCGTCGCGGCCTGCGCGGCCGTCCGCCTCGGTGCGCAGGCGCCGCAGGCCGACGCGGCGGCCTACGCGGCGCGGCCCGTCTCGGAGGCCACGCCCGACGACCTCGCGGTCGGCCGGCGCGCCTACATGGCGCAGTGCGCCCTCTGCCACGGCGTGGACGGGAGCGGCGGCTACGGGCCGTCGCTGCAGGTCGCGGGGCTGAGCCGCGTGGCCGACGACGCCGGCCTGATGCGGATTCTCTCGGTGGGCATTCCGGGCGCCATGCCCGGCTACGGCCAGGCCAACGGCGTGAAGCGGACCTGGCAGCTCGCGGCGTTCGTGCGGGGGCTGGGGCGCGGCGGGTCCGACGTCGTGACCGGTAACGCCACGGCCGGCCGGGCGGCGTACGAGCGGCGCGGCTGCGCGACCTGCCACGTCGTCGCGGGGCAGGGGCGCGACTTCGGTCCCGAACTGACCGCCATCGGCGCGCGGCGCGGGCCCGCGTACCTCCGGCGCGCCCTGGTCGAACCCGGCGCCGAGGTGCCCGAGGGGCACGTCGTGGTCACCGTCCGCACGAAAGGCGGACAGGCCGTGCGCGGCATCCGGGTGAGCGAGGACGTGTTCGGGCTGCACGTCCGCGACGTGCAGGGCCGGCTGCACGACTTCCGCAAGGCGGACCTGAGCGCGCTCGAGCGGCAGGCGGGGGCCAGCCTGATGCCGGCGCTGGGCGCCTCGGTGCCGTCCGGCGAGATCGACGACCTGGTGGCCTACCTGGCCTGTCTGCGAGGGCAGCGATGAGACGGGTGTGGACGACGACGCTCCTGGGAGTGGTGGCCGCCGGCGCGCTGGCCGCGGCGCAGTCGGTGCCGTACCGCCGCATCGTGGACGCCGCCGCCGAGCCCGGCGCGTGGCTGACCTACAACGGCACCTACGACGGCCAGCGCCATTCGCGCCTCGCGCAATTGACGCCGGCCAACGTCGGGCGCCTCGTGCCGGCCTGGGTCTACCAGGTGCGCGGCGAGGGGCAGATGGAGACGTCGGCGGTCGTGGCCGACGGCCTGATGTACGTCACCGAGCCGCCCACCACGATCACGGCGCTCGACCCGAAGAACGGCCGCGTCGTGTGGAGTCACGTGCGGCCCATGCCCTCGGACCTGCGGCTCATCGGGTTCCCGGCGACCAACCGCGGCGTCGCCATCCTCGACGATCTCGTCTACGCAGGCTCGCTCGACGGCGTCCTGCTGGCGCTCGACGCCAAGACGGGCGCCGTGCGGTGGGAGGCGAGGGTGGGCGAGAACGGCGCCGGGCTGTCGATCACGATGGCGCCGCTGGCGGTGAAGGACAAGGTGATCGTCGGCGTGAGCGGCGGCGAGGCCGGCATCCGCGGCTTCGTGGACGCGTACGACGCGAAGACCGGAGCGCGCGCCTGGCGGACCTACACCGTGCCGGCCGCCGGCGAGCCGGGCGTCGAGACCTGGGCCGGCGACAGCTGGAAGACCGGGGCCGGCGCCACGTGGCTCACGGGGTCGTTCGATCCGGCGCTGAACCTGTTGTATTGGGGGACGGGCAATCCGGGTCCAGACTGGAACGGCGACGTCCGCCTCGGCGACAACCTGTACACGTCGTCGGTCCTGGCCCTGGACGCCGACACCGGCGCGCTCAAGTGGCACTTCCAGTACACGCCGCACGACGTGCACGACTGGGACGCGAACCAGATCCAGGTGCTCGTGGACCTGGAGATCGGCGGCCGCCAGCGCAAGGCGCTCGTCACCGCCAACCGCAACGCCTTCTACTACGTGCTCGATCGCGAAACCGGCGAGTTCCTGCACGCGGCGCCGTACGCGAAGCAGACCTGGGCGTCCGGCCTGGACGCCAAGGGCCGGCCCATCGCGCTCCCGAACACGGCCCCTTCGCCCGAAGGCACGCTCGTGTATCCCAGCCTGCAGGGCTCGACGAACTGGCCGAGCCCGTCCTACAGCCCCGAGACGGGGCTCTTCTACGTGCCGGTCCGCGAGATGGGCTCGTACTACTACAAGACCGAGGTCGAGTACGAGCGCGGCCAGCCCTTCACGGGCGGCGGGGAACGCCGACTGGCGGATGAGGCGTGGGGCGCCGTGAGGGCGCTCGACGCCCGCACCGGCAGGCAGGTGTGGGACTTCCCGCTGCCATCGCCGTCGTGGTCGGGCGTGCTCTCGACGGCGGGTGGCCTCGTGTTCAGCGGGTCGAACGAGGGCAACGTCTACGCGCTCGACGCGAAGACGGGCGCGCCGCTGTGGCAATTCCAGACGGGCGGAGGCGTGCGGTCCAATCCGACGACCTTCCTGGTCGACGGACGTCAGCACGTGGCCGTCGCCTCAGGGCGCTCGGTCTTCGTCTTCGCCCTGCCGGCCGACGGCGCGAGCCGCTGACGCGCCGGCTGGCGCCGGCGTCAGGACCGGCGCTGTGCCAGGTAGGCGGCGACGGCCGCCAGGCCGCCGGCCAGGATCACGGCGCGCAGTACCCGGATCAGGGCGAACACCCAGGCGATGCCCAGTCCGAGCGCCGGCCACTGCACCCACCAGTGACCGGGCGAGGTCATCAGGTTGATGACGAACAGCATCGCCAGGATGAGGGGGGCCTTGAACAGGAACCCTACGGATCGCATGGTGCGCATCGGTCTCATTGCTCCTGTCCGAAGCTGACGAGCGGCCGCGTCCCAGGTTCCGTCCCTGGCGGCGAACGGAGCCCGACCGCCCCCGGACGGTCGCCGGCGGCCGGGAACGGCGGCCTCAGGCCTTCAGGCGGTCGCCGAAGTATCGCCTGAGCTTGTCTACTTTGGGCAGCGCCACCCCGGCCACGTACGGCTGGCGGGGATTCCTGGCCGCGTAGTTCTGGTGGTAGTCCTCGGCCGGGTAGAAGTCCGTCATCGGCTCGACGGTCGTGGCGATCGGCGCCGGGAACACCTCCGCCGCGTCCAGCTGGGCGATGTAGGCCTCGGCCACCGCCTGCTGTTCGGCGTCGGCCGGGAAAATGGCCGAGCGGTACTGGGTGCCGACGTCGTGGCCCTGGCGGTTGCGCTGGGTCGGGTCGTGCGCCACGGCGAAGAAGACCTGGAGGATCTGCCCGTAGCTGATGAGGTCGGGCTGGAAGGTGACGGCAATGGCCTCCGCGTGGCCCGTGGTCCCGCTGCAGACGGCCTCGTAGTTGGCCGTCCCGGCCGCGCCCCCGATGTAACCGGACACGACCGACGTCACGCCGTCGAGCGGCAGGAACACGGCCTCCGTGCACCAGAAGCACCCGCCGGCCAGGATGGCGCGCTGGGGCGTCGTGGCGCCTGGCGCCACGTCGCGCGCGGGGGGAGGAAAGGCCGCCAGATCGGGACCGTGACTGCCGAACAGAGCCGAGAGTTGCATGGGCGATGACCTCGTGGATTCGACGCGTCCGCGCCCCGTCAAGGTACACGGTCCGGGGCGCGTGATGTCACATGACCGCGCGGCATGACATCCATAGACAAGCTCAGACCAGAAAGTGCGTTCGCCGCCGGATGGGGGCCGGACATCGGCCGTATACTCAAACACTTAGAGCGATTCACGGAGTGGTTCCATGAGAGCATTCGCGTACGCCATCGCGATGACCGGCCTGCTCGGTGCGGGCATCGGCCTCCGGGCCGCCGGACCACAGGGACCGGCCTCGGCACCCGCGCCTGCCACGGCCCGGCGCGCCGCGGCTCCCGCGCCCCGCGCGGCCGCCCCGCAGGCCGCCCGCACCGGCATGACCGCCGTGCAGCAGACCGAGCTGGTCGCCACCTACTGCGCGACCTGCCACAGCGACCGCGGCAAGGCGGGCGGGCTCTCGCTGGCCGGGTTCAACGCGATGCAGGCCCAGGAGCATCCCGAGCTGGTCGAGAAGATGATCCGCAAGCTGCGCGCCGGCATGATGCCGCCCGCGGGCGCGAAGCGGCCGGACGGCGAGGCCATCGAGTCGCTGACCTCGGCGCTCGAGGCGCGGATGGACGAACTGGCGTCGGTCAACCCGAACCCGGGGTGGCGTCCGTTCCAGCGTCTGAACCGGGCCGAGTACGCCACCGCGGTGAAGGATCTCCTGGGCATCGACGTGGACGTCAGCACCTTCCTGCCGGCCGACACCATCAGCAACGGCTTCGACAACGTGGCCGACGCCCAGGGCTTCTCGCCGACCCTCATGGAGGGCTACCTGCGCGCCGCCGGCCGGATCACGCAGCTGGCGCTCGGCGATCCGCACTCGTCGCCGACCGAGGCCACCTACAAGGTGCCCCGCACGCAGTCGCAGATGGTGCACGTCGACGGCACGCCCATCGGCACCCGCGGCGGCGTCGCCGTGGAGCACGTCTTCCCGGCCGACGGCGACTACAGCTTCCGCGTGATGCTGCACTCCATCCCCACCGGCCAGCTGTACGGCAGCAGCGTCAAGGGCGAGCAGATCGAGATCTCGGTCGACGGCGTCCGTGTGGCGCTGATGGACATCAAGACGTCGATGAGCGAGCAGGACCCCAACGGGATGAACCTCACCTCGCCGCGCGTTCACGTGCGCGCCGGCCCGCACCGGGTGGCCGCCGCGTTCCTGCGGCAGTTCGAGGCGCCGGTGGACGACATCCTGGCGCCCCAGGACTACACGCTCGCCGACTCGCAGATCGGGAGCGGCGTGGGCGTGACGACCCTGCCGCACGTCCGCGACTTCAGCATCAGCGGGCCGTTCGCCGTCACCGGCGTGTCGGACACGGTCAGCCGGCGCAAGGTGTTCTCCTGCCGGCCGACGACCGAGAAGGAAGAGGACCCCTGCGCCAGCGAGATCCTGACGCGGCTCGCCTCGCAGGCCTACCGCGAGCCGGCGACGCCGGACGACGTGAAGACGCTCATGGGCTTCTACGAGCGCGGCCGCAAGACCGGCGACTTCGAGACCGGCATCGAGACCGCGCTCGAGGCGCTCCTGGCGAGCCCCCGGTTCGTCTTCCGGCTCGAGCAGCCGCCGGCCACCGCCAAGGTGGGCCAGACCTTCCGGGTGTCGGACCTCGACATGGCCTCGCGGCTGTCGTACTTCCTCTGGGCCGCCGGCCCCGACGAGACGCTCCTGGCGGCCGCGCGCGCCGGGTCGCTGCGAACCCTCGCGGGCCTCGACACGCAGGTCCGGCGCATGCTGGCCGACCCCAGGTCCGAGGCCCTCTCCACGCGCTTCGCCCACCAGTGGCTGCGGCTGCAGGACGTCGAGAAGATCCACCCCGACGCGCTCCTGTATCCCTACTGGGACCAGACGCTCGCCCAGAACCTGGTGCGTGAGACCGAGCTCTTCTTCGACAGCCTGGTTCGCGAGGACCACAGCATCCTCGACCTGCTGACGGCCGACTACAGCTTCGTGAACGAGCGCGTGGCCCGGCACTACGGCATCCCGAACGTGATGGGGCCGGAGTTCCGCCGCGTGCAGCTCCCGCCCGAGCGCCGCGGCATCCTGGGACAGGGCAGCATCCACCTGCTGACGTCGGTCGCCGACCGCACCTCCCCCGTGCAGCGCGGCAAGTGGGTGATGGAAGTGATGCTGGGCATCCTGCCGCCCACGCCGCCGCCCAACGTGCCGGCGCTCGACGAGACCGGCGCCAACCAGGGCGGCCGGAACCTGTCGGTGCGCGAACGCATGGAGCAGCACCGGAAGAACCCGCCCTGCATCTCCTGCCACCGGGTGATCGATCCGCTGGGCCTGGCGCTGGAGAACTTCGACGTCACCGGCAAGTGGCGCATCAAGGACAACGAGGTGCCCATCGACTCGGTGGGCGAGCTCTACGACGGCACCAAGATGAACGGCGCGATCGGCCTGAGCCAGGCCATCCTGCGCCACAAGGACGCGTTCCTGCTCGGGTTCACCGAGCGGCTCCTCACCTACGCGACGGGCCGCCGCATGCAGGCCTACGACATGCCGATGGTGCGGCACATCATCCGCGACGCCGCGAAGCACGACTACAGGCTGTCGTCGTTCTTCCTCGGCGTGGTCAACTCCGACGCGTTCCGCATGAGCCGCGTGGAGGCCGCGGCCACCACCGACGTGCAATAGGGCTCGACGGCCGCCCGCCACGAGGCGGGCCGCCGCCCGGCCTCGAGGGCGAGGCCGATTTCACGAACAAAGGCGCCGACATGTTCATCACGCAGAAGCACCTCTCCCGCCGCACCGCCCTCAAGGGGCTCGGGGTCACCGTGGCCCTGCCCTTCCTCGAGGCCATGGTGCCGGCCCGGACCGCCCTGGCGAAGGCCGCCGCTCCGAAGGTGCGGCTGGCCGCCATCGAGATGGTCCACGGGTCGGCCGGCGCCACCGTGATCGGCCTCGAGAAGCACATGTGGTCGCCGTCGGCCACCGGCCGGACCTTCGACCTGTCGCCGTCCAGCCTCGCGCCCCTCGAGCCGTTCAAGGACCACCTCACCATCGTCAGCAACACCGACGTGAAGAACGCCGAGGCGTTCGAGCTGCCGGAGATCGGCGGTGACCACTTCCGGTCGAGCGCCGTGTTCCTCACGCAGTGCCATCCCAAGCAGACCCAGGGCAGCGACGTGCTGGCCGGGACGTCGCTGGACCAGTTCTACGCGCAGAAGGTGGGCGGCGAGACGCCGATTCCGTCGATGCAGCTCTGCATCGAGGCCATCGACCAGGCCGGCGGCTGCGCCTACGGCTACTCCTGCGTCTACACCGACACGATCTCGTGGTCGTCGCCCAAGGACCCGCTGCCGATGATCCGCGACCCGCGCGCGGCCTTCGACCAGCTGTTCGGCGTGGGCGCGACGCCCGAGGAGCGCGCCATCCGGCGGAGCCGCGACAAGAGCATCCTCGACTTCATCACCGGCGAGGTGGCGAAGCTGCAGAAGGACCTCGGCCCCGCCGACCGGGCCCGCCTCGGGGAGTACCTGGACGACGTCCGCGAGATCGAGCAGCGCATCCAGCGGATCGAAGCGTCGAACTCGAGCGGCGAGCCGCGCGACCTGCCCGGCGCGCCGGTGGGCGTGCCCGACAGCTTCGCCGAGCACGTGCGCCTGATGTTCGATTTGCAGGCCGTGGCCTTCGCGAGCGACATCACCCGCGTCTTCTCGTTCAAGATGGGCCGCGACGGATCGAGCCGCGCGTATCCCGAGAGCGGATCGAACGCCGGCTTCCACCCGGCGAGCCACCACCAGGACCGCGAGGACCGGATCCGCGAGTTCCAGAAGATCAACACGTACCACATCCGCCAGCTGCCGTACTTCCTCGACAAGCTGAAGAACACGCCCGACGGCGACGGGTCGCTGCTGGACAACACGCTCGTGATCTACGGGTCGCCGATGGGCAACTCGAACGTGCACAACCACAAGCGCTGCCCGCTCTTCTTCGCGGGCCACGCCGGCGGCCAGCTGACCGGCGGCCTGCACATCAAGACGGCCGACGGCACGCCGATGGCGAATGCGTTCCTGAGCGTCATGCACATGCTCGGACGCCCGGAGACGGCGTCGTTCGGCGACAGCACCGGCGCGCTCGACCTCAACTCGGCGCCCGACACGACGGCGGCGCTCTAGACCTCGACCCCCGGAGACGGTATGTCACTTCGTTCCGTGCAGAGACTCACCCTGGGCGCCATCGTGGCGCTCACCGCGGCCCTCGGCGCCCAGACGGCCGCACCCGTGGCCGACGCCGCCATGAACGGCGACCGCACGGCCGTCCGCACCCTGCTGCAGCAGGGCAGCGACGTCAACGCCGCGCAGGGCGACGGGATGACGGCCCTCCACTGGGCCGCGATGAAGGGGGACGCGGAGCTGGCCCAGATGCTGGTGTACGCCGGCGCCAACGTGAAGGCGACGACCCGGCTGGGCGCCAACACGCCCCTCATCGTGGCGGCCAGGAACGGCCGACCCGACGTGGTGAAGGTGCTGCTCGAGGCCGGCGCCGAGCCCGACGCGGCCACCTCCACCGGCACGACGCCGCTGATGCTGGCCGCGGCCTCCGGAAGCGTGGATGCCGTGAAGGCGCTGCTCGCGGCCGGGGCCAAG harbors:
- a CDS encoding PDZ domain-containing protein translates to MAATLLGSVLAAVRPATQSAPVDAAWQAFWRADSPKSAAAEAEKLVKTGVTFEDAYARLRAGRTYAAAPTGERAMRLTAMGGVAYDNTIDVPAAYDPARKWPLRVQLHGGVDRQNPEEGRRSRRRNPLAGEPQIVIEPFGWGDSAWWHVSQVDNILNLVDKVKRQYNVDESQIYLTGTSDGGTGTYYLAMREPTLWSACLPLIGHIGVLANPTTGAEGELFVSNLVNRPFFVVNGLRDPKYPAARITPYIDTLRAAGVSVVFRAEPTGGHDTSWWSVERDLYERFVRDHPRPAHPPLLSWTTERTDRFNRIQWLVIDELGPRPSDMALVDTNTVAIQQDPEFGLRGDAKKEQGTRIVQVLPDTDAARMGLRPGDKILQMDGRPVVDMAAIIRAFERNTGPRITFVVERDGERLTLDGPFPPTATPGAERRIFPRRRPSGRVDVLRNGNTIEARTRGVARFTLLLSPDVVDFAKPVLVTVNGRPVHDAVLTPSVQTLLTWAAKDNDRTMLYGAALSVAVP
- a CDS encoding c-type cytochrome — its product is MRHRRSLVPLLALVCVAACAAVRLGAQAPQADAAAYAARPVSEATPDDLAVGRRAYMAQCALCHGVDGSGGYGPSLQVAGLSRVADDAGLMRILSVGIPGAMPGYGQANGVKRTWQLAAFVRGLGRGGSDVVTGNATAGRAAYERRGCATCHVVAGQGRDFGPELTAIGARRGPAYLRRALVEPGAEVPEGHVVVTVRTKGGQAVRGIRVSEDVFGLHVRDVQGRLHDFRKADLSALERQAGASLMPALGASVPSGEIDDLVAYLACLRGQR
- a CDS encoding PQQ-dependent dehydrogenase, methanol/ethanol family; amino-acid sequence: MRRVWTTTLLGVVAAGALAAAQSVPYRRIVDAAAEPGAWLTYNGTYDGQRHSRLAQLTPANVGRLVPAWVYQVRGEGQMETSAVVADGLMYVTEPPTTITALDPKNGRVVWSHVRPMPSDLRLIGFPATNRGVAILDDLVYAGSLDGVLLALDAKTGAVRWEARVGENGAGLSITMAPLAVKDKVIVGVSGGEAGIRGFVDAYDAKTGARAWRTYTVPAAGEPGVETWAGDSWKTGAGATWLTGSFDPALNLLYWGTGNPGPDWNGDVRLGDNLYTSSVLALDADTGALKWHFQYTPHDVHDWDANQIQVLVDLEIGGRQRKALVTANRNAFYYVLDRETGEFLHAAPYAKQTWASGLDAKGRPIALPNTAPSPEGTLVYPSLQGSTNWPSPSYSPETGLFYVPVREMGSYYYKTEVEYERGQPFTGGGERRLADEAWGAVRALDARTGRQVWDFPLPSPSWSGVLSTAGGLVFSGSNEGNVYALDAKTGAPLWQFQTGGGVRSNPTTFLVDGRQHVAVASGRSVFVFALPADGASR
- the msrA gene encoding peptide-methionine (S)-S-oxide reductase MsrA — translated: MQLSALFGSHGPDLAAFPPPARDVAPGATTPQRAILAGGCFWCTEAVFLPLDGVTSVVSGYIGGAAGTANYEAVCSGTTGHAEAIAVTFQPDLISYGQILQVFFAVAHDPTQRNRQGHDVGTQYRSAIFPADAEQQAVAEAYIAQLDAAEVFPAPIATTVEPMTDFYPAEDYHQNYAARNPRQPYVAGVALPKVDKLRRYFGDRLKA
- a CDS encoding DUF1592 domain-containing protein is translated as MRAFAYAIAMTGLLGAGIGLRAAGPQGPASAPAPATARRAAAPAPRAAAPQAARTGMTAVQQTELVATYCATCHSDRGKAGGLSLAGFNAMQAQEHPELVEKMIRKLRAGMMPPAGAKRPDGEAIESLTSALEARMDELASVNPNPGWRPFQRLNRAEYATAVKDLLGIDVDVSTFLPADTISNGFDNVADAQGFSPTLMEGYLRAAGRITQLALGDPHSSPTEATYKVPRTQSQMVHVDGTPIGTRGGVAVEHVFPADGDYSFRVMLHSIPTGQLYGSSVKGEQIEISVDGVRVALMDIKTSMSEQDPNGMNLTSPRVHVRAGPHRVAAAFLRQFEAPVDDILAPQDYTLADSQIGSGVGVTTLPHVRDFSISGPFAVTGVSDTVSRRKVFSCRPTTEKEEDPCASEILTRLASQAYREPATPDDVKTLMGFYERGRKTGDFETGIETALEALLASPRFVFRLEQPPATAKVGQTFRVSDLDMASRLSYFLWAAGPDETLLAAARAGSLRTLAGLDTQVRRMLADPRSEALSTRFAHQWLRLQDVEKIHPDALLYPYWDQTLAQNLVRETELFFDSLVREDHSILDLLTADYSFVNERVARHYGIPNVMGPEFRRVQLPPERRGILGQGSIHLLTSVADRTSPVQRGKWVMEVMLGILPPTPPPNVPALDETGANQGGRNLSVRERMEQHRKNPPCISCHRVIDPLGLALENFDVTGKWRIKDNEVPIDSVGELYDGTKMNGAIGLSQAILRHKDAFLLGFTERLLTYATGRRMQAYDMPMVRHIIRDAAKHDYRLSSFFLGVVNSDAFRMSRVEAAATTDVQ
- a CDS encoding DUF1552 domain-containing protein, coding for MFITQKHLSRRTALKGLGVTVALPFLEAMVPARTALAKAAAPKVRLAAIEMVHGSAGATVIGLEKHMWSPSATGRTFDLSPSSLAPLEPFKDHLTIVSNTDVKNAEAFELPEIGGDHFRSSAVFLTQCHPKQTQGSDVLAGTSLDQFYAQKVGGETPIPSMQLCIEAIDQAGGCAYGYSCVYTDTISWSSPKDPLPMIRDPRAAFDQLFGVGATPEERAIRRSRDKSILDFITGEVAKLQKDLGPADRARLGEYLDDVREIEQRIQRIEASNSSGEPRDLPGAPVGVPDSFAEHVRLMFDLQAVAFASDITRVFSFKMGRDGSSRAYPESGSNAGFHPASHHQDREDRIREFQKINTYHIRQLPYFLDKLKNTPDGDGSLLDNTLVIYGSPMGNSNVHNHKRCPLFFAGHAGGQLTGGLHIKTADGTPMANAFLSVMHMLGRPETASFGDSTGALDLNSAPDTTAAL